One Thalassospira marina DNA window includes the following coding sequences:
- the mltG gene encoding endolytic transglycosylase MltG has translation MYVYIAYTSPSRLAQGIDIVIPQGTGVRQIGAILTRHKIVSDPLIFLAGVRAANLDHSLQAGEYHFPARVSPRQAAEILASGETVKRFVTIPEGLRSVEIVNRLDRVDGLVGSIDSVPDDGTLLPETYQFSYGDSKQGIIDRMRTAQGELLEKLWPKRAADLPFETREQALTLASIVERETGVAAERARVAGVFVNRLRQNMRLQSDPTVAYAVSPDMPLDRPLSRADLKFESPYNTYVVTGLPPAPITNPGREAIYAVLHPAATDEVYFVADGTGGHAFARTLDEHNRNVARWRKLRAQDDNN, from the coding sequence ATATCGCCTACACTTCGCCAAGCCGCCTTGCACAGGGCATTGACATTGTCATCCCGCAGGGGACTGGCGTGCGCCAGATTGGCGCCATCCTTACCCGCCATAAAATCGTGTCCGACCCGCTGATCTTTCTGGCCGGTGTACGTGCAGCCAACCTGGATCATTCCTTGCAGGCCGGGGAATATCATTTTCCCGCCCGGGTCAGCCCGCGGCAGGCTGCTGAAATTCTGGCATCGGGTGAAACCGTTAAACGGTTTGTGACGATCCCGGAAGGATTGCGCAGCGTCGAGATCGTAAACCGCCTGGACCGTGTGGACGGGCTGGTTGGCTCGATTGATAGCGTGCCAGATGATGGCACTTTGTTGCCCGAAACCTACCAGTTTTCCTATGGCGATTCAAAACAGGGCATTATCGACCGGATGCGCACTGCGCAGGGCGAACTGCTTGAAAAACTGTGGCCCAAGCGGGCGGCTGATTTACCGTTTGAGACGCGCGAACAGGCCCTGACCCTGGCATCGATTGTCGAGCGCGAAACAGGCGTTGCCGCCGAACGCGCCCGTGTTGCTGGTGTGTTTGTCAATCGCCTGCGTCAGAATATGCGCCTGCAGTCCGACCCGACCGTGGCTTATGCGGTTAGCCCGGACATGCCGCTTGACCGGCCGTTAAGCCGGGCTGATCTGAAGTTTGAAAGCCCTTACAATACCTATGTTGTCACGGGCTTGCCGCCAGCACCCATTACCAATCCGGGCCGCGAGGCGATTTATGCGGTACTGCATCCTGCCGCAACCGACGAAGTTTATTTCGTTGCCGATGGTACGGGGGGCCATGCTTTTGCCCGGACACTTGATGAACATAATCGTAATGTGGCGCGCTGGCGTAAATTGCGGGCCCAGGATGACAATAACTGA